The following are from one region of the Cetobacterium somerae genome:
- a CDS encoding ElyC/SanA/YdcF family protein has product MNKKIKVLSAVLGFIMLTGCSSTSKYPSSNDQEKIAQLTQTGIHYYWHGGDLSKAEKEFFKGITLKGKYDVVENSFAEASALSPYRTDLRFGIASTQIIQKKTPEALQTYRDILVMYPDNFEAGILLAGYSKQMGDMKTFNETIEVLKKNHPEKTQSYLEKFAMADNFSKAKLNTEAFKVNGNHAIVILGYALGEGGVMKPTLVERLKKGYELYKKNPKSPIIVSGGVQKGGVTEAFLMRNWLVSKGVPAKQIYMDDLAKDTVGNAIYSTEILATLKPEKVTLISSASHIRRGLSVFQEAANLKGLNVEYSNLVYLDYPSLEEAQKVSEAEKLVIYRDLIRTSGIWAYPGIQQ; this is encoded by the coding sequence ATGAATAAAAAGATTAAAGTTTTATCAGCGGTATTAGGGTTTATTATGTTAACAGGGTGTAGCTCAACAAGTAAGTACCCAAGTTCAAATGATCAAGAGAAGATTGCTCAGTTGACACAAACAGGGATCCACTACTATTGGCATGGTGGAGATTTAAGTAAAGCTGAAAAGGAGTTCTTCAAAGGGATTACATTAAAGGGGAAATACGATGTAGTTGAAAACTCATTTGCAGAAGCTAGTGCTCTTAGTCCTTACAGAACAGATTTAAGATTTGGTATTGCATCAACTCAAATAATTCAAAAGAAAACACCAGAAGCTCTTCAAACATATAGAGATATTTTAGTTATGTATCCAGATAATTTTGAGGCTGGAATTCTTCTTGCAGGGTACTCTAAACAGATGGGGGATATGAAAACATTTAACGAAACAATTGAGGTTCTAAAAAAGAATCATCCAGAAAAAACTCAATCATACTTAGAGAAGTTTGCTATGGCTGATAACTTTTCAAAGGCAAAGTTAAACACAGAGGCTTTCAAAGTTAATGGGAACCATGCCATTGTAATTTTAGGATATGCTTTAGGTGAGGGTGGAGTTATGAAACCGACTTTAGTTGAGAGATTAAAGAAGGGGTATGAGTTATACAAGAAAAATCCAAAGTCACCAATAATTGTTTCAGGAGGAGTTCAAAAGGGTGGAGTTACAGAGGCTTTCCTAATGAGAAACTGGTTAGTTTCAAAGGGAGTTCCAGCTAAACAGATCTATATGGATGACTTAGCTAAAGATACTGTTGGAAATGCTATCTATTCAACTGAGATTTTAGCAACTTTAAAACCTGAGAAGGTAACTCTTATAAGTAGTGCAAGCCATATTAGAAGAGGGCTAAGTGTGTTCCAAGAGGCTGCTAACTTAAAGGGATTAAATGTTGAGTACTCAAACTTAGTTTACTTAGATTATCCATCTTTAGAGGAAGCGCAAAAAGTTTCTGAAGCTGAAAAATTAGTTATCTATAGAGATTTAATTAGAACATCTGGAATCTGGGCGTACCCTGGAATTCAGCAATAA
- a CDS encoding response regulator transcription factor — protein sequence MIKVLVVEDEKIIREGLIESISWDLLNCKIVGQGKNGKEGLELIKTLNPDLVITDIKMPILDGLEMIEQAMEEGFQFKAIILSSYSEFEYAKKGIQLGVLDYILKPLDEDILLETIEKFRNNFYKSESDSISRYLSEEYNIFVRKTVQIILDRYVTKLSIKEIALELDVSASYLSRKIKEETDETFLDILNKHRVSKSILLLKEEIYKLYEISEMVGFSDYKHFCTVFKKYFNIPPGDFLRRRDE from the coding sequence ATGATAAAAGTTTTAGTTGTAGAGGATGAAAAGATAATAAGAGAGGGTCTGATAGAAAGTATTTCTTGGGATCTATTAAATTGTAAAATAGTTGGGCAGGGGAAAAATGGTAAAGAGGGATTGGAGCTCATAAAAACTTTAAATCCTGACCTTGTGATAACAGATATAAAGATGCCGATACTAGATGGACTGGAAATGATTGAGCAGGCCATGGAAGAGGGGTTTCAATTTAAAGCTATAATTTTAAGTAGCTATAGTGAGTTTGAATATGCAAAAAAAGGGATTCAACTTGGAGTTTTAGATTATATACTGAAACCTTTAGATGAGGATATTCTTTTAGAGACAATTGAAAAATTTAGAAATAATTTTTATAAAAGTGAAAGTGATTCCATAAGTAGATATCTGAGTGAGGAGTACAATATTTTTGTTAGAAAAACAGTTCAGATAATTTTAGATAGATATGTAACAAAGCTGAGTATAAAAGAGATTGCTTTAGAGCTAGATGTAAGCGCAAGCTATCTGAGTAGAAAAATTAAGGAAGAGACAGATGAAACATTTTTAGATATTTTAAATAAACATAGAGTCTCTAAAAGTATTTTGCTTTTAAAAGAGGAGATATATAAACTCTATGAGATCTCTGAGATGGTTGGATTTTCTGACTATAAACATTTTTGCACTGTATTTAAAAAATATTTTAATATACCCCCAGGGGATTTTTTAAGGAGGAGAGATGAATAA
- a CDS encoding sensor histidine kinase — translation MIYSLQYSAIKKESQKEFNFIQKSLDELLSKYDLALKELKNRSLDFENIYKIKNEFDLKGNFIVLDKNFKPTIESSPLVRGSSLNPNWGILKKLKNSEGIILESEEMRFLNEKKTILTMGSKVKNLADKSYNYILFYVSDSEIEDIFKKIEINGNYIFTDKNGYILKRNTNNYSDNLNRVKLPVNKKNIFFKSGVYNSKLYIYIYRDLDFMLVKIFEQIVYFITIFIFLITCIFLTINYFINKKLAVIDKIIGAIKSTGKGELNNFLEVETNDELRIIATSYNKMLLDIKNLIEINKREFENNINLEIKQLESQFNPHFLFNTLEMLKYTIKKDVKMSNKIILNISSILRFSIDNRKTIVSLDENIKFIESYLEIQKYRFGEDFSYTIDIESNLNNQKTPKLIFQPIVENSIKYGFSSKDKLHIDIRGKLQKGRLVIYFLDDGDGLSKDELMEIRKNLKKDNVTNHIGLYNVNRRIKLHYGEKYGVKILSRKGRGTLVKIVLP, via the coding sequence GTGATCTACTCTCTACAATATTCAGCTATAAAAAAGGAGAGTCAAAAGGAGTTTAACTTTATCCAAAAGAGTTTGGATGAGTTGCTATCTAAATATGATTTAGCGCTGAAAGAGTTAAAAAATAGGAGTTTAGATTTTGAAAATATTTATAAGATAAAAAACGAGTTTGATTTAAAAGGAAATTTCATAGTTTTAGATAAAAATTTTAAACCAACTATTGAAAGCAGCCCTCTTGTTAGGGGAAGCAGTTTAAATCCCAATTGGGGGATTTTAAAAAAACTGAAAAATAGTGAGGGGATAATTTTAGAGTCTGAAGAGATGAGATTTCTAAATGAGAAAAAAACCATATTGACAATGGGTAGCAAAGTTAAAAATTTAGCGGATAAAAGTTACAACTACATCCTTTTTTATGTTTCAGATTCAGAAATTGAGGATATTTTTAAAAAAATTGAGATCAACGGCAACTATATTTTTACAGATAAAAATGGATATATTTTAAAGAGAAATACAAATAACTACTCAGATAATCTAAATAGAGTGAAGCTGCCAGTTAATAAGAAAAATATTTTTTTTAAATCAGGAGTATATAATTCTAAACTGTATATCTATATCTACAGAGATTTAGATTTTATGTTAGTTAAAATTTTTGAGCAGATTGTTTATTTTATAACGATTTTTATATTCTTAATTACGTGCATATTTTTGACAATAAACTATTTTATCAATAAAAAACTAGCTGTGATTGATAAGATAATCGGTGCTATAAAAAGTACTGGAAAAGGGGAGCTAAATAACTTTTTAGAGGTGGAAACCAATGATGAGCTTAGAATTATAGCGACCTCTTACAATAAGATGTTACTAGATATAAAAAATCTTATTGAGATAAATAAAAGAGAGTTTGAAAACAACATCAATTTAGAGATTAAACAGTTGGAGAGTCAATTTAATCCTCATTTTCTATTTAATACACTGGAGATGTTAAAGTACACCATAAAAAAAGATGTGAAAATGAGCAATAAAATTATTTTAAATATCTCATCTATTCTTAGATTCAGTATTGATAATAGAAAGACTATCGTTTCATTAGATGAAAATATAAAGTTTATAGAGAGCTATTTAGAGATTCAAAAATATAGATTTGGAGAGGATTTCTCCTACACCATAGATATAGAGAGTAATTTAAATAATCAAAAAACACCTAAACTTATATTTCAACCAATAGTTGAAAACTCAATAAAATATGGGTTCTCTTCAAAGGATAAACTTCATATAGATATAAGAGGAAAGTTACAAAAAGGAAGACTAGTTATCTACTTTTTAGATGATGGAGATGGACTTTCTAAAGATGAGTTAATGGAGATAAGAAAAAATTTGAAAAAAGATAATGTGACTAACCACATAGGGCTATATAATGTAAACAGAAGAATAAAGTTACACTATGGAGAGAAATACGGGGTAAAAATTTTGAGTAGAAAGGGAAGAGGAACTCTTGTGAAAATAGTTTTACCTTAG
- a CDS encoding substrate-binding domain-containing protein, with the protein MKKLIIFFIIVIQYAYSNSIKVYSSHSIETLYPLIKEFESNYNCKVEVEIGGTGELVNKVLKQQKQDYPDVFFGGTTLSVAPLNHIIKESYSFSIIPNVLLVNKNIKKDIVIEGYKDLLDPRLKGRIAYSNPKVSSSSFEHLVNILYVMDEPWSFIKKLLKNTDNIYLESSQDVVEKVVNGKSIVGLTHEVAAIKAMGKNSSLEIVYMKEGVLAESDGVYVLNKNSCKEAFTKFLSSYDTQLFSNISLNRRSVRDDIFFSRKLNTLKNRVFIDPNQFEIEKNRSLWIENFDNLLKENNHVSK; encoded by the coding sequence GTGAAGAAGTTGATTATTTTCTTTATTATTGTTATACAATACGCTTACTCTAACTCAATAAAAGTTTACTCTTCACATTCGATAGAAACTTTATACCCCCTAATCAAAGAGTTCGAATCGAATTATAATTGCAAGGTTGAAGTGGAGATTGGAGGAACAGGGGAGTTGGTCAATAAAGTTTTAAAGCAACAAAAGCAAGACTATCCTGACGTATTTTTTGGTGGAACAACTCTTTCTGTAGCTCCATTAAATCACATTATAAAAGAGTCATACTCTTTTTCAATAATTCCAAATGTCTTGTTGGTGAATAAAAATATAAAAAAAGATATTGTTATTGAAGGGTACAAGGATCTTTTAGATCCTAGACTAAAAGGGAGAATAGCTTATTCAAACCCAAAGGTGTCGTCCTCATCTTTTGAACATTTAGTAAATATTTTATATGTAATGGATGAACCTTGGAGCTTTATAAAAAAATTATTAAAAAATACAGATAATATATACTTAGAATCCTCTCAAGATGTGGTGGAAAAAGTTGTAAATGGAAAGAGTATAGTGGGGTTAACTCATGAAGTTGCAGCGATAAAAGCTATGGGAAAAAACAGTAGTTTAGAGATTGTATATATGAAAGAGGGTGTGCTAGCTGAAAGTGACGGAGTCTATGTTTTAAACAAAAACTCTTGCAAAGAGGCTTTTACAAAATTTTTAAGTAGCTATGACACTCAACTTTTTTCCAACATTTCGTTGAATAGAAGAAGTGTTAGAGATGATATATTTTTCAGTAGAAAATTAAATACATTAAAAAATAGGGTTTTCATAGATCCAAACCAGTTTGAGATAGAAAAAAATAGATCTCTTTGGATTGAAAACTTTGATAACCTATTAAAGGAAAATAACCATGTCTCAAAATAA
- a CDS encoding toxin-antitoxin system YwqK family antitoxin: MKKYLILIILLFVSACDKNEVTKIYYKSGQLKTELIYEKGKDNGIVKDYFESGELQSERVYKSGELNGVTKIYYKNGKVYGEFTYKDGKLNGIAKDYYENGQLRTEAFYKDDIEDGVVKIYYENGQLKTEMFCKVGEADRIIESYYENGKIKN; encoded by the coding sequence GTGAAAAAATATTTAATTTTGATTATACTATTATTTGTTAGTGCGTGTGATAAAAATGAAGTGACAAAGATATATTATAAAAGTGGGCAATTAAAAACTGAGTTAATCTATGAAAAAGGAAAAGATAATGGGATTGTTAAAGATTATTTTGAAAGTGGAGAACTTCAAAGTGAAAGAGTATATAAGAGTGGAGAATTAAATGGAGTGACTAAAATATATTATAAAAACGGTAAAGTATATGGGGAGTTCACATATAAAGATGGAAAGTTAAATGGTATTGCAAAGGATTATTATGAGAATGGTCAATTGAGAACAGAAGCATTTTATAAGGATGATATAGAGGATGGAGTTGTTAAAATATATTATGAAAATGGACAACTAAAAACTGAAATGTTTTGTAAAGTTGGAGAAGCAGATAGAATTATTGAAAGCTATTACGAGAATGGAAAGATTAAAAATTAA
- a CDS encoding toxin-antitoxin system YwqK family antitoxin: MKKFYYKLLIPMIFLFQLNLYGDSIHKDLELELYKDETMRINGVLKFEKNKNKYDVIFEIPEENLSTVLDTLNMKKEIKSVFLYDLNKDNIKEIFVIYNENNKNSLEGYSLGNLYIGENEYEGEEVIDFFKTLNIATSQKLNKKIENIQNFNASLAKKELEQLIPYYKVVNFNDYNIWDVSKRVGRDEYNSKAYLYQYELIPQDYEKFDLQKYFKIYSLDKLNFIKNIGSSVIFSDGNYYFLFQIQRLGLITLEEVFQGEITGKNILKNGEYFNEYENGNYERDRKTGVWNSYEYSEDLKRYLPVKKYFTNGVLIRKDILYRRSEELHIFSSTTYNSKNEVVEIKYSEENGEVSQIKTYKDSILEKVINYSHYKRAYSIYDKLVNPKTGYEYYKARESLTQFKDLNLLDAKLENEELNLYSLKNSNNKEIFIVFQNYSPGKTSQDGIRWYEDPLKYFGIKEIFYGKRKSEKIKSYEDIVKDGYFEEFNLGYFPGAASITGSPYNAETVIKSGYFENGLESGIWKNYDSSRGDLISSLNYVKGVLDGPYEIYFSNGALKENGEYRNGVKVVLWEAGPQYWPSY; encoded by the coding sequence ATGAAGAAATTTTATTATAAACTTTTAATACCTATGATTTTTTTGTTTCAATTAAATTTATATGGAGATTCAATCCACAAAGATTTAGAGTTGGAGTTGTATAAAGATGAGACAATGAGAATTAACGGAGTTTTAAAGTTTGAAAAAAATAAAAATAAATATGATGTTATTTTTGAAATACCAGAAGAAAATTTGAGCACAGTTTTAGATACTTTAAATATGAAAAAAGAGATTAAAAGTGTCTTTTTATATGACCTTAACAAAGATAATATTAAAGAGATATTTGTTATTTATAATGAAAATAATAAAAACTCTTTAGAGGGGTATTCGTTAGGGAATTTATATATAGGAGAGAATGAGTATGAAGGCGAGGAAGTGATAGACTTTTTTAAAACACTTAATATTGCTACATCTCAAAAGTTAAATAAAAAAATTGAAAATATTCAAAATTTTAATGCTAGTTTAGCTAAAAAAGAGCTAGAACAGCTGATACCTTACTATAAAGTTGTGAATTTTAATGATTATAATATTTGGGATGTTTCAAAACGAGTGGGAAGAGATGAGTATAATAGTAAGGCTTATCTCTATCAATACGAACTTATTCCTCAAGATTATGAAAAATTTGATCTCCAAAAATATTTTAAAATCTATTCACTTGATAAATTGAATTTTATAAAAAATATTGGAAGTAGTGTGATATTTAGTGATGGGAATTACTATTTTCTTTTTCAAATTCAGAGATTGGGGCTAATAACTTTAGAAGAAGTTTTTCAAGGGGAGATAACAGGGAAAAATATTCTAAAAAATGGAGAATATTTTAATGAATATGAAAATGGAAACTATGAAAGGGATAGGAAAACTGGAGTTTGGAACTCCTATGAGTATTCAGAGGATTTAAAACGTTATCTTCCTGTGAAAAAATATTTTACTAATGGAGTGCTGATTAGAAAAGATATTCTATATAGAAGATCAGAAGAGCTACACATATTTTCCTCAACTACTTACAATTCTAAAAATGAAGTAGTGGAGATAAAGTATTCTGAAGAAAATGGAGAGGTATCACAAATTAAAACTTATAAAGACTCTATTTTGGAGAAGGTTATAAACTATTCTCACTATAAAAGAGCGTACTCAATATATGATAAATTAGTTAATCCTAAAACTGGATATGAGTATTATAAAGCTCGTGAGTCTTTAACACAGTTTAAAGATTTAAATCTTTTAGATGCAAAATTGGAAAATGAGGAGCTTAATCTGTATTCTCTAAAGAACTCTAATAATAAAGAGATTTTTATAGTATTTCAAAACTACTCTCCTGGAAAAACTTCTCAAGATGGGATTCGTTGGTATGAAGACCCACTTAAATATTTTGGAATAAAAGAAATTTTTTATGGAAAAAGAAAAAGTGAAAAAATAAAATCTTATGAAGATATAGTTAAAGATGGGTATTTTGAAGAGTTTAATTTAGGGTATTTCCCAGGGGCAGCATCTATAACAGGGTCACCATACAACGCAGAAACTGTTATAAAAAGTGGATACTTTGAAAATGGATTAGAAAGTGGAATTTGGAAAAATTATGATTCTTCTAGAGGTGATTTAATATCATCTCTTAACTATGTTAAAGGAGTATTAGACGGTCCATATGAAATATATTTTTCCAATGGAGCATTAAAAGAAAATGGTGAGTATAGAAATGGGGTAAAAGTTGTTTTGTGGGAAGCTGGACCTCAGTACTGGCCATCATATTAG
- a CDS encoding toxin-antitoxin system YwqK family antitoxin has product MKRSYKKLIIGICIAIFIFLTSFTSKIKRREGYIGVYPSLNFEMSSNSSEGTLYIVLGMTLGPLAFPVYIVDRTSSFIYDTILFPVDAYKEFRANNGKIIKYYEDEFRVEWVGRGKIKSLYTDKKRLEYTLKNGKYVGEYYEYFEDGSIKEFSNWKDGKLDGVKKTYYSPKEIQTDEVWKDNQLISLVYYDFHGKILIKIFNDIPLNRFLKEEYEYLKDVTIVQVLKYDSPIVFDINGANRFGSGTWIKTQNFKNNRLVYEVMDTYDGDKRTGFKEVEYSENGDIIYECVLSEEEENELYKKFYKLDN; this is encoded by the coding sequence ATGAAGCGGTCGTATAAAAAATTAATAATAGGAATTTGTATAGCTATTTTTATATTTTTAACATCTTTTACATCTAAAATTAAAAGAAGAGAGGGATATATTGGTGTATATCCCTCTCTTAATTTCGAGATGAGTAGCAATAGTAGTGAAGGGACTTTATATATTGTTCTTGGAATGACCTTAGGTCCTTTAGCCTTTCCAGTATATATAGTAGATAGAACATCCTCTTTTATATATGATACTATTCTCTTTCCTGTGGATGCCTATAAGGAGTTTAGAGCTAACAATGGAAAAATTATTAAATACTATGAGGATGAGTTTAGAGTTGAATGGGTTGGAAGAGGAAAAATAAAGTCACTTTACACTGATAAAAAAAGATTGGAATACACTTTAAAAAATGGGAAATATGTAGGTGAATACTATGAGTACTTTGAGGATGGTAGTATCAAAGAGTTTTCTAATTGGAAAGATGGGAAGTTAGATGGAGTAAAAAAAACATATTACTCACCTAAAGAGATTCAAACAGATGAGGTTTGGAAAGATAATCAATTGATATCCTTAGTTTACTATGATTTTCATGGGAAGATATTGATTAAAATTTTTAATGATATACCTTTAAATAGATTTTTGAAAGAGGAGTATGAATATTTAAAGGATGTTACAATAGTTCAAGTTTTGAAATATGACTCTCCAATTGTCTTTGATATTAATGGAGCTAACAGATTTGGAAGTGGAACATGGATAAAAACACAAAATTTTAAAAATAATAGATTGGTTTATGAAGTTATGGATACTTATGATGGCGATAAAAGAACAGGGTTTAAAGAGGTTGAGTATTCAGAAAATGGAGATATTATTTATGAATGTGTTTTAAGTGAAGAGGAAGAAAACGAGTTATATAAAAAGTTTTATAAATTAGATAATTAA
- a CDS encoding DUF2628 domain-containing protein gives MSNYIKSNQKNNEFLESNEENILKYVDKKGEYYLNIFKGPKNKINFCALFLGPLWMGYRQMYFETFIVGCCVALLGFLAMMYELFSLTTISTSTIRSLNYALMGLMGFFGNYIYFLSLKRRITKGDEKIGVSKIGILYGFLLGVLMPMAISGATGVILMLLLRD, from the coding sequence ATGAGTAATTATATAAAATCAAATCAAAAAAATAATGAGTTTTTAGAGAGCAACGAAGAAAATATTTTAAAATATGTGGATAAAAAAGGTGAATACTATTTAAACATTTTCAAAGGACCAAAAAATAAAATTAATTTTTGTGCCTTATTTTTAGGTCCTCTATGGATGGGATATAGACAGATGTATTTTGAAACTTTTATTGTTGGTTGTTGTGTTGCTTTATTAGGATTCTTAGCGATGATGTATGAATTATTTTCTTTAACAACTATTTCTACTTCTACTATCAGAAGTTTAAATTATGCTTTAATGGGATTGATGGGATTTTTTGGTAACTATATCTATTTCCTATCTTTGAAAAGAAGAATAACTAAGGGTGATGAAAAAATAGGAGTTTCAAAAATAGGAATTTTATATGGATTTCTTTTAGGTGTTTTAATGCCAATGGCCATTTCAGGAGCAACTGGAGTTATTTTAATGCTTTTGCTGAGAGATTAA
- a CDS encoding toxin-antitoxin system YwqK family antitoxin, which translates to MKKNNMFLRRIELSSEEGYYSIYYLNNDDEIEYLNISYNSFINRNEDEYKYIEYYLDDEYALEYWEFSLENVGVIRSIFNESSYEDITFDITDKNIIKIEVFENATNNLISQRIVTSSGYNTLVINPALKEYCVENFEFVKNGYRYLYNEKDVLLEEQEYSNGEIVGTSKYYYEDGSLKFLINLNQTIEFYETGELKSKAYNFKKFSKIVEYYLNGNLMSVGTLNHNNEYIGMGWTFYENGQLKKICSYVDNLIDGEYKDYYDNGVLKTDSFYVLGKENCEFRSFYNNGQVECIIDLEDGKRCGQFLKYYKSGKLEDETYYTNNAPISDSYLYYESGGLYAKLTYEEGLRVGISRWFYETGELKTINKYDLIEGYSYLNYSKSYYKSGAIESYTQWEEALCEHNQEDYSYNMLRGYERISVSYYENGNLRKKQKIVEENRYSIERYDENGILMQKGTFFRDKNIFYWIGELLTFNQNKSLKIVMNYSENGIMKEEHGYDADGKLTFSNFFKENEKLDYSLDFDAKNRIVERFEYNDFGDLVYQELNDYDEDSYIRELFTYLEDDSFIVKVYKIEYKDLLFEWDEIIKKYNPTEIKYYNEFGQFQKKESINE; encoded by the coding sequence TTGAAGAAAAATAATATGTTTTTAAGAAGAATTGAATTAAGTAGTGAAGAAGGATACTATTCAATATATTATTTAAACAATGATGATGAGATAGAGTATTTAAATATTTCTTATAATAGTTTTATTAATAGAAATGAAGATGAATATAAATACATAGAGTATTATTTAGATGATGAATACGCTTTAGAGTATTGGGAATTTTCTCTAGAGAATGTAGGAGTTATTAGAAGTATTTTTAATGAATCCTCTTATGAAGATATAACTTTTGATATAACTGATAAAAATATAATAAAGATAGAAGTTTTTGAAAATGCTACAAACAATTTAATATCTCAGAGAATTGTAACATCTAGTGGATACAATACTCTTGTTATTAATCCAGCTTTAAAGGAGTACTGTGTAGAAAATTTTGAATTTGTAAAAAATGGTTATCGTTATCTTTATAATGAAAAGGACGTTTTACTAGAAGAGCAGGAGTATTCTAATGGTGAGATTGTTGGGACTTCTAAATATTATTATGAGGATGGAAGTTTAAAGTTTTTAATAAATTTAAATCAAACAATAGAATTTTACGAAACTGGTGAATTAAAAAGTAAAGCATATAACTTTAAAAAGTTTTCAAAAATTGTGGAATACTATTTAAATGGAAATTTGATGAGTGTAGGAACTCTTAACCATAATAATGAATACATTGGAATGGGCTGGACCTTTTATGAAAATGGTCAGCTAAAAAAAATCTGTTCCTATGTGGACAACTTAATCGATGGAGAGTATAAAGATTACTACGATAATGGAGTTTTGAAAACGGATAGTTTTTATGTTCTAGGAAAAGAAAATTGTGAGTTTAGAAGTTTTTATAACAATGGCCAGGTGGAGTGTATTATAGATTTAGAAGATGGAAAACGTTGTGGACAGTTTTTAAAATACTATAAGTCTGGAAAATTAGAGGATGAGACTTACTATACTAACAATGCTCCAATAAGTGACTCATATCTTTACTATGAAAGTGGAGGTTTGTATGCCAAGTTGACTTATGAAGAGGGACTAAGAGTTGGAATATCCCGGTGGTTTTATGAAACAGGAGAACTAAAGACTATTAACAAATATGATTTAATAGAGGGATATTCATATTTAAACTATTCCAAATCATACTATAAATCTGGAGCAATAGAGAGTTATACTCAGTGGGAAGAGGCTCTTTGTGAGCATAACCAAGAGGACTATTCATACAATATGCTAAGAGGATATGAGAGGATAAGTGTCTCTTACTATGAAAATGGAAATTTAAGAAAAAAACAAAAGATAGTTGAAGAAAATAGATACTCTATAGAGCGTTATGATGAAAATGGGATTTTAATGCAAAAAGGAACTTTCTTTAGAGATAAAAATATTTTCTATTGGATAGGAGAGCTACTGACATTCAATCAAAATAAATCTTTAAAAATAGTAATGAATTATTCAGAAAATGGGATTATGAAAGAGGAACATGGATATGATGCAGATGGCAAATTAACATTTTCTAATTTTTTTAAAGAGAACGAGAAGTTAGATTATAGTTTAGATTTTGATGCTAAGAATAGAATTGTTGAAAGGTTTGAATATAACGATTTTGGAGATTTAGTATATCAAGAGCTTAATGATTATGATGAAGATAGTTATATAAGGGAGCTATTTACATATTTAGAAGATGATTCTTTTATAGTGAAAGTATATAAAATTGAATATAAAGATTTGCTATTTGAGTGGGATGAAATTATAAAAAAATATAATCCTACAGAAATAAAATATTACAATGAATTTGGACAGTTTCAGAAAAAGGAGAGCATAAATGAGTAA
- a CDS encoding helix-turn-helix domain-containing protein, giving the protein MKAEFIVIQDKLKSARNVKKITQRELAEICDISEKTIHRAENEAEKVEFETLLLIAKKLEIKIEGYLHKKAFSLDETWGLMEEISKGYILKVHPVNFDIEKLDIVIRIVEILERDLRIETNSIKLRAQRSLILENEKLKELGGRGYYNVFTEDNIRVLNLYFLNSSSKKIKKDEEREYIEVFKELEMKF; this is encoded by the coding sequence GTGAAAGCTGAATTTATTGTAATTCAAGACAAATTAAAAAGTGCTAGAAATGTAAAAAAAATCACACAGAGGGAATTGGCTGAAATTTGTGATATTTCTGAAAAGACTATTCATAGAGCAGAAAATGAGGCAGAAAAGGTAGAATTTGAAACACTTCTATTAATCGCTAAAAAATTAGAGATAAAGATTGAAGGGTATTTACATAAAAAAGCTTTTTCTTTAGATGAAACTTGGGGTTTAATGGAAGAGATATCTAAGGGATATATATTAAAAGTTCATCCAGTTAATTTTGATATAGAAAAATTAGATATAGTTATAAGAATAGTTGAAATTCTTGAAAGAGATTTAAGAATAGAAACTAATTCAATAAAACTAAGAGCACAAAGATCTTTAATTTTAGAAAATGAAAAGCTAAAAGAACTTGGTGGAAGAGGGTACTACAACGTGTTTACAGAGGATAATATAAGAGTGTTAAATTTATACTTTCTAAATAGTAGTTCTAAAAAAATAAAAAAGGATGAAGAGAGAGAATATATTGAAGTTTTTAAAGAGTTAGAAATGAAGTTTTAA